Genomic DNA from Coregonus clupeaformis isolate EN_2021a chromosome 26, ASM2061545v1, whole genome shotgun sequence:
GGGGACACTGCATCTGACCAAATTAcacaagattttagttctgggttaaccgaggTTGTGTTTACTTGTGTAATTCTTCATTAGGCACAGGCACTAATCACAAACCAATTATGACTTCAAGAAATATCCTCTATTTTGTGATAATCACATCACATGATCTATTATCATCCTAGACCTGTATTAGTCCTACATATTCCAACCCTCCCTACTCCTTCCTTCCACACCACTGGCCCAGAGATGGTCCTGTCTGTATCAGCAGGTCAGTAATACACTGGTTATACACAGATAATACAGATACAACTCAGAGGACCACTGAAAGTCGGAAATCATTTCATATACACTAAGTGGACAAatcattaggaacactttccatgcattgggccagtaactcaaagattgctggtttgaatccccaagctgtTAAGGCTCTGTCAATGTGCCcgtgagcaaggcagttaaccctaattgctcctgtaagtcactctggataaaagcgtctactaaatgatgtaaatgttattgatgtcacttgttaaacccacttcaatcagtgtagatgcagGATTTTTAAGACttcagacatggattgtgtatgtgtgccattcagagggtgaatgagcaaaaTATttgagtgcctttgaacggggtatggtagtaggtgccaggcgcactagtttgtgtcaagaactgcaatgctgctaggtttttcacgctcaacagtttgccatgtgtataataataataataataataatatgccatttagcagacgcttttatccaaagcgacttacagtcatgtgtgcataaatttgacgtatgggtggtcccggggatcaaacccactatcaagaatggtccaccacccaaatgacatccagccaacttgacacaactgtgggaagcattcctgtggaacgctttcgacaccttgcagaatccatgccccgacgaattgaggctgttctgagggcaaaatggggggtgcaactcaatattaggaaggtgttcttaatgttttgtacactgtgtaaaTTCAGTGTCAAATGTGTTTGGTTCTCATTAagaatgcccccccccccacttccCTCAGAAACCAGACTCCACACAACAGTAGTTCAGGAAAGCCTTTTTTGCTTTATTAAAAAGAAAAGCTTTGAACGTCAGAAAATACAAGATTGGTCTGTATTAATTTTTTTCCTTCAAATTATTATTCAGTTTTCCTTTTCCTATGAAATGCTGCTGTTTAAACAGCTGTGATTGAAATGTGTCCGTCTGTCCTCTTGCTTTGGACTTTGGGGGTGGATGTCCTTGTTTTTCCTGAGAATCAGGCCTTTCCTTGTTTGTCTTTTTAATTTGTATTTCTTCGTAAGTGCCCACAGTGCCGAGTGTGATGCCCTGTCCAGCAGATCCAGAAATGTCCTGTTTTATCTACATATTGTACTCCATGCTGACCTCCTAAAGACGAGGTACAAGGCAGGGCAAATTTTTTCTCCAAAATAgatgtcatatatatatatatatatatatatatatatatatatatatatatatatatatacacacatacatatatatatataatatatacacatTCGTACATACATATCTTTATTCATGTGATgttcaaaatgtttttttttaaatgtacatgTTTACAAAATCGTAACAAACACAGGAAAGTGTTTCGCTCGCTCTGGAACAATGAAGCTGGGTAGGTAATCTAACAACCCTTCACTAAAACGGTCTCTGATTTGTATATTGAAGCCAGACAGAAAATACCAGtcaaaaggaaagaaagaaagaaagaaagaaagggatgTGGGGTCGGTGGAGAAATAAAGGAATGTAcaagaggagagatggaaagaaagaagtggagagagatgtggagacaGGCTACTTATCTTTCCAAAACAAAACATGAGGGAGTGTTTTCACATAAAAAAAGCACAAACAATCTTTGTGTTCTTTTATTACTAAATAGTGCAACAATGAACATTGCATTTCTTCCGCCCTTTCGTTCTCATGTGTGGGATGGTACTTGTTGGCTTAGCCTTCCCCACCTTTCTCGGTTCTTAACACTTTGGGGGGGGGAAATGAGGCATAACTCTTGTTCTGTCACTGTAAAGTGTGTCGGTATCGTCAGTTTTCCTACCTTGGACCAAACAGGCTTCTGATTCAGAGACGTAAACAAAACACAGACCCTGCTCAAAAACAAAACCAAAATTAGGAAACTAAAGGAATAAAAACAGAACAAGTGGAGGTGTTTGGGCAGCACATCATTTGGGAAAGGCAGGGCTCAGTTTTCCCCACCCTTACGCGGTGGTGAGCGCCTCCTCTGAAGTCATTTTAGCCAGATCCTCAAGGAATAAAAACCAGGATGGATGCCTGGGCTGCAGCGCACCCTCCTCCTCAGGCAGGGAGGAAGGCATGCAGAGACAGCGGTCCCCCTGGGACTGTACTGGGCTGGGCCTCAGAATGCCTGCTGAGCTGGGTTGTAGTTGAAGGTAGACGGGACGTGGGGCCTCTCTTCTAGCTTTTCGTACTCCAGGTGGAACTCCTGGAGGGATAGAGAAAATATAATCAGCAATGGAGACGGAAGATCCCTGTTGAGTTTATATTGCCTGAGTGAGGCTACTGATCATTAATATCAAGAGCTGATAACTCAGTGTGACAGACATCACCAGTAACAGAGAGATACAGAAGGACTATCTTGAACCAACGTTAAACACGTACAAGTTCCTAAAAAAATACTTCCACATAACTCCATCAAAGGAGATTCACAACTCAAGCCAAACACGTAAATCTAAATAGCACACACAGCACTTTCTCTTCATGTTAACTGTATTGATTGAGGGTAGCAGATACTAAAGCCAATACCTTTACCTTGGCTACCTTCCTCCAGTTAAGACAATCAAAGAAGTAGTAGGTCCCCCTCTCGTAGGTGTTGGTCTTTAGTGTGGGCTCCATGCCCGGCGCCCGCGTGATCCACACCCGCTCCTCCTTGTGGTACCGCCAGTCCCGGTTAAACCTGCACCAACACCAGACacagccaggagagagagagagatgccattAACGCACAGTGAGTCAGTAAAGAAAAAAAGGCCAAATAACTCCTTGATAACAACATATAGAAACTATGGACAACTACTGAAAGAAACCAAAAAGGTGATCCTGGGAAGTTAAGGTGTGCTAATTAAATCTTATTAGTCTTATTTAGATATGATCCATGTTCAAAGACACCTCTCTAGAGAGTGCCTAAGTGAAAGTGCCTTCTGTAGTGATCCTACAGCACTTACAGCTCTACCGCTGCCAGGAGCTGTAGCAGGTCTCCTCCGTTCATGTAGTACAGATAGAACAGCAGGTCTTCACCGTACCGCGCCAGTTTAATAGCTGCcagctgaggaagaggaggagagatatcttTATCAACACAATCATTTGTTTATCCAATTATGACATTGCactttcttacatttacattttagtcatttagcagagacgctcttatccagagcgacttacagttagtgagtgcatacattattatatatttttttttcataccccccgtgggaatcgaacccacaaccctggcattgcaaacgccatgctctaccaactgagctacatccctgccggccattccctcccctaccctggacgacgctgggccaattgtgcgccgctccatgggtctcccggtcgcggccggctacaacagagcctggattcgaaccaggatctctagtggcacagctagcactgcaatgcagtgccttagaccactgcgccactcgggaggttcaATACCACTTGAAAGGGGATTACTGATTCATCACCTACCTTGTCCCTTATGTGGATGTTGGTTAAGTACTCAGACGGGACGTGGAAGTCTGAAAGAGAGGAGGCACCAGATCACCAACAGGCTCAGTGCGGTTTGTGTGCGTGTACGGTCAGTGTAATGTCTTACCAATGTCTTGAGGTCGACACGGTGCCGATGCCCAGGGGGAAGCAAACTTGGGGTACAGGTTTCTGTCAGGAGAGGTGGGGAGATGTTACTCTCAACATAGACTTAACTTAAGATGAATAAAAAAATTACTTTAGATGAATAAAAACATCTGACAAAACACTGATTTTGACTTCTGTAGCCCTCAACCTAATGTTCAGACAGAGCAACCGTCTTACTCTGGAGAGTTGAGGTTGAGTCCCAGCGTTGTGAGGTCACTCCCCAGTGCCAAATGCACCATGCCCGGATCCGTCTCCGCTGCTCGGATAAACGTCAGCAAGCCAATCATCCCAAACTGGTCCGTCACCATTCCCCCGGGAATGTTCGTCACCCGCCCTACAGAGGTGGGAAAAtccacagtgagggaaaaaaataaccAAGTAGAGCTTTCCGTCCAGCTAACGCAAATGTGGACCATACCATTGGCCAACGGTCATGCAGGAACCATGTCAAAACCCACTGAGGTACCCAGGTTGAGACAGAGAGGTGTGATTGGTTGAGAGGGCTCACCGTCAGGTAACACCTGGATCCCTTTCTTCTGGCTGTTGTTCTGTGCTGAGCTCGTCTTGTCTCCGGGGAACTTAGGCCCGTCTCCACTGGACGTGCTCTTGCCTGTAGAGTTTAGGTTCTGCACAAAGCAAAAAAACGAATGAATTAATAATCATCTTATTTTTATTACATCTATAAGCCACATGCCATCATGGAACATTGCGTTGAATATAGGATGTCCACTCTACTAATTCTATGGTGAAAGACTTGAATATGCAGTAGCTGTTGTTGCTCAACATAAGGAGGCCTTGTCTAGTTGCCTGTCCGTTTCAGCTTTAtccatgtttggcatgacaacgaCCAAGGAAAACAGACTGACAACCAGGCTAAaggcagcctgtctgtctgtttgactcACAGTTTTGCTGTCGTCGTTGCTCAACGTGGGGTCCTTGTAGTTGGGACCAGGCAGTGCAGGGAAGTCCTCGTTGTGGATGGAGAAATCCTGCGTCGGCTCGTTCGATGGCTTCGTCACCATGCCAACTGATGAGGTCATGAGATGAAGAGAAGAGGCTTCTTAAATAAATCACCACAATGAGAAAGAAGTTTAGCCTTgggttatatacacacacaccattggAGAAGGCCTTTCCCTTTTTCATCACA
This window encodes:
- the LOC121540592 gene encoding CCR4-NOT transcription complex subunit 2 isoform X2; translation: MFSATRKKFVEGVESDYPDENMYYSQPSMYPHRSDKDVSALSARSHIPATAPFELESFPLSLCGLSLVLLQMLSSPSPSSSGQLSQLGASLYGPQSALGFSIRGMGNNTPQLNRSLTQGTPLPSHITPTTGVPTMSLHTPPSPSRGILPMNSRNLLNHSQVGQGIGMGSGRTNSMGSPNRSPPSIICMPKQQPARQPFTINSMSGFGMNRNQAFGMNNSLSSNIFNGTVFNLPLTDGSENVTGLDLSDFPALADRSRREGSGNPTPLLNPLAGRAPYASSLHLMTSSVGMVTKPSNEPTQDFSIHNEDFPALPGPNYKDPTLSNDDSKTNLNSTGKSTSSGDGPKFPGDKTSSAQNNSQKKGIQVLPDGRVTNIPGGMVTDQFGMIGLLTFIRAAETDPGMVHLALGSDLTTLGLNLNSPENLYPKFASPWASAPCRPQDIDFHVPSEYLTNIHIRDKLAAIKLARYGEDLLFYLYYMNGGDLLQLLAAVELFNRDWRYHKEERVWITRAPGMEPTLKTNTYERGTYYFFDCLNWRKVAKVKEFHLEYEKLEERPHVPSTFNYNPAQQAF
- the LOC121540592 gene encoding CCR4-NOT transcription complex subunit 2 isoform X4, which produces MFSATRKKFVEGVESDYPDENMYYSQPSMYPHRSDKDVSALSARSHIPATAPFELESFPLSLCGLSLVLLQMLSSPSPSSSGQLSQLGASLYGPQSALGFSIRGMGNNTPQLNRSLTQGTPLPSHITPTTGVPTMSLHTPPSPSRGILPMNSRNLLNHSQVGQGIGMGSGRTNSMGSPNRSPPSIICMPKQQPARQPFTINSMSGFGMNRNQAFGMNNSLSSNIFNGTDGSENVTGLDLSDFPALADRSRREGSGNPTPLLNPLAGRAPYEASSLHLMTSSVGMVTKPSNEPTQDFSIHNEDFPALPGPNYKDPTLSNDDSKTNLNSTGKSTSSGDGPKFPGDKTSSAQNNSQKKGIQVLPDGRVTNIPGGMVTDQFGMIGLLTFIRAAETDPGMVHLALGSDLTTLGLNLNSPENLYPKFASPWASAPCRPQDIDFHVPSEYLTNIHIRDKLAAIKLARYGEDLLFYLYYMNGGDLLQLLAAVELFNRDWRYHKEERVWITRAPGMEPTLKTNTYERGTYYFFDCLNWRKVAKVKEFHLEYEKLEERPHVPSTFNYNPAQQAF
- the LOC121540592 gene encoding CCR4-NOT transcription complex subunit 2 isoform X3, whose amino-acid sequence is MFSATRKKFVEGVESDYPDENMYYSQPSMYPHRSDKDVSALSARSHIPATAPFELESFPLSLCGLSLVLLQMLSSPSPSSSGQLSQLGASLYGPQSALGFSIRGMGNNTPQLNRSLTQGTPLPSHITPTTGVPTMSLHTPPSPSRGILPMNSRNLLNHSQVGQGIGMGSGRTNSMGSPNRSPPSIICMPKQQPARQPFTINSMSGFGMNRNQAFGMNNSLSSNIFNGTVFNLPLTDGSENVTGLDLSDFPALADRSRREGSGNPTPLLNPLAGRAPYEASSLHLMTSSVGMVTKPSNEPTQDFSIHNEDFPALPGPNYKDPTLSNDDSKTNLNSTGKSTSSGDGPKFPGDKTSSAQNNSQKKGIQVLPDGRVTNIPGGMVTDQFGMIGLLTFIRAAETDPGMVHLALGSDLTTLGLNLNSPENLYPKFASPWASAPCRPQDIDFHVPSEYLTNIHIRDKLAAIKLARYGEDLLFYLYYMNGGDLLQLLAAVELFNRDWRYHKEERVWITRAPGMEPTLKTNTYERGTYYFFDCLNWRKVAKEFHLEYEKLEERPHVPSTFNYNPAQQAF
- the LOC121540592 gene encoding CCR4-NOT transcription complex subunit 2 isoform X6, translated to MFSATRKKFVEGVESDYPDENMYYSQPSMYPHRSDKDVSALSARSHIPATAPFELEMLSSPSPSSSGQLSQLGASLYGPQSALGFSIRGMGNNTPQLNRSLTQGTPLPSHITPTTGVPTMSLHTPPSPSRGILPMNSRNLLNHSQVGQGIGMGSGRTNSMGSPNRSPPSIICMPKQQPARQPFTINSMSGFGMNRNQAFGMNNSLSSNIFNGTVFNLPLTDGSENVTGLDLSDFPALADRSRREGSGNPTPLLNPLAGRAPYEASSLHLMTSSVGMVTKPSNEPTQDFSIHNEDFPALPGPNYKDPTLSNDDSKTNLNSTGKSTSSGDGPKFPGDKTSSAQNNSQKKGIQVLPDGRVTNIPGGMVTDQFGMIGLLTFIRAAETDPGMVHLALGSDLTTLGLNLNSPENLYPKFASPWASAPCRPQDIDFHVPSEYLTNIHIRDKLAAIKLARYGEDLLFYLYYMNGGDLLQLLAAVELFNRDWRYHKEERVWITRAPGMEPTLKTNTYERGTYYFFDCLNWRKVAKVKEFHLEYEKLEERPHVPSTFNYNPAQQAF
- the LOC121540592 gene encoding CCR4-NOT transcription complex subunit 2 isoform X8, translating into MFSATRKKFVEGVESDYPDENMYYSQPSMYPHRSDKDMLSSPSPSSSGQLSQLGASLYGPQSALGFSIRGMGNNTPQLNRSLTQGTPLPSHITPTTGVPTMSLHTPPSPSRGILPMNSRNLLNHSQVGQGIGMGSGRTNSMGSPNRSPPSIICMPKQQPARQPFTINSMSGFGMNRNQAFGMNNSLSSNIFNGTDGSENVTGLDLSDFPALADRSRREGSGNPTPLLNPLAGRAPYVGMVTKPSNEPTQDFSIHNEDFPALPGPNYKDPTLSNDDSKTNLNSTGKSTSSGDGPKFPGDKTSSAQNNSQKKGIQVLPDGRVTNIPGGMVTDQFGMIGLLTFIRAAETDPGMVHLALGSDLTTLGLNLNSPENLYPKFASPWASAPCRPQDIDFHVPSEYLTNIHIRDKLAAIKLARYGEDLLFYLYYMNGGDLLQLLAAVELFNRDWRYHKEERVWITRAPGMEPTLKTNTYERGTYYFFDCLNWRKVAKEFHLEYEKLEERPHVPSTFNYNPAQQAF
- the LOC121540592 gene encoding CCR4-NOT transcription complex subunit 2 isoform X1, with protein sequence MFSATRKKFVEGVESDYPDENMYYSQPSMYPHRSDKDVSALSARSHIPATAPFELESFPLSLCGLSLVLLQMLSSPSPSSSGQLSQLGASLYGPQSALGFSIRGMGNNTPQLNRSLTQGTPLPSHITPTTGVPTMSLHTPPSPSRGILPMNSRNLLNHSQVGQGIGMGSGRTNSMGSPNRSPPSIICMPKQQPARQPFTINSMSGFGMNRNQAFGMNNSLSSNIFNGTVFNLPLTDGSENVTGLDLSDFPALADRSRREGSGNPTPLLNPLAGRAPYEASSLHLMTSSVGMVTKPSNEPTQDFSIHNEDFPALPGPNYKDPTLSNDDSKTNLNSTGKSTSSGDGPKFPGDKTSSAQNNSQKKGIQVLPDGRVTNIPGGMVTDQFGMIGLLTFIRAAETDPGMVHLALGSDLTTLGLNLNSPENLYPKFASPWASAPCRPQDIDFHVPSEYLTNIHIRDKLAAIKLARYGEDLLFYLYYMNGGDLLQLLAAVELFNRDWRYHKEERVWITRAPGMEPTLKTNTYERGTYYFFDCLNWRKVAKVKEFHLEYEKLEERPHVPSTFNYNPAQQAF
- the LOC121540592 gene encoding CCR4-NOT transcription complex subunit 2 isoform X7 — protein: MFSATRKKFVEGVESDYPDENMYYSQPSMYPHRSDKDMLSSPSPSSSGQLSQLGASLYGPQSALGFSIRGMGNNTPQLNRSLTQGTPLPSHITPTTGVPTMSLHTPPSPSRGILPMNSRNLLNHSQVGQGIGMGSGRTNSMGSPNRSPPSIICMPKQQPARQPFTINSMSGFGMNRNQAFGMNNSLSSNIFNGTVFNLPLTDGSENVTGLDLSDFPALADRSRREGSGNPTPLLNPLAGRAPYEASSLHLMTSSVGMVTKPSNEPTQDFSIHNEDFPALPGPNYKDPTLSNDDSKTNLNSTGKSTSSGDGPKFPGDKTSSAQNNSQKKGIQVLPDGRVTNIPGGMVTDQFGMIGLLTFIRAAETDPGMVHLALGSDLTTLGLNLNSPENLYPKFASPWASAPCRPQDIDFHVPSEYLTNIHIRDKLAAIKLARYGEDLLFYLYYMNGGDLLQLLAAVELFNRDWRYHKEERVWITRAPGMEPTLKTNTYERGTYYFFDCLNWRKVAKVKEFHLEYEKLEERPHVPSTFNYNPAQQAF
- the LOC121540592 gene encoding CCR4-NOT transcription complex subunit 2 isoform X5, which codes for MFSATRKKFVEGVESDYPDENMYYSQPSMYPHRSDKDVSALSARSHIPATAPFELESFPLSLCGLSLVLLQMLSSPSPSSSGQLSQLGASLYGPQSALGFSIRGMGNNTPQLNRSLTQGTPLPSHITPTTGVPTMSLHTPPSPSRGILPMNSRNLLNHSQVGQGIGMGSGRTNSMGSPNRSPPSIICMPKQQPARQPFTINSMSGFGMNRNQAFGMNNSLSSNIFNGTVFNLPLTDGSENVTGLDLSDFPALADRSRREGSGNPTPLLNPLAGRAPYVGMVTKPSNEPTQDFSIHNEDFPALPGPNYKDPTLSNDDSKTNLNSTGKSTSSGDGPKFPGDKTSSAQNNSQKKGIQVLPDGRVTNIPGGMVTDQFGMIGLLTFIRAAETDPGMVHLALGSDLTTLGLNLNSPENLYPKFASPWASAPCRPQDIDFHVPSEYLTNIHIRDKLAAIKLARYGEDLLFYLYYMNGGDLLQLLAAVELFNRDWRYHKEERVWITRAPGMEPTLKTNTYERGTYYFFDCLNWRKVAKVKEFHLEYEKLEERPHVPSTFNYNPAQQAF